A stretch of Haloprofundus halophilus DNA encodes these proteins:
- a CDS encoding CBS domain-containing protein translates to MQVADAMTPREEVVTVELPGTRDDVLEYLQERGFSSVPVVKQTDDGEEYRGLVSRDDLIEHPDEDQLAILMREVPTTTPDTDLTDAARLMLREGARRVPVVEVDGATTLVGIVTVTDVIRAIARGDVDGETEVGELAATDINTAYQGTPLTVAEREIYYANVPYAVVLDDEGSMSGILTEVDIIEVARVVEGEDETGDSVANQDDEWMWEGIKAVGNRYIPTRNVEIPTEPVSEFMTSDVVTLPRRKTAKKAAQQMITNDIEQIPMVSGDELVGVVRDVNLLEAL, encoded by the coding sequence ATGCAAGTCGCCGACGCTATGACGCCCCGCGAGGAGGTCGTGACGGTCGAACTCCCAGGCACGCGGGACGACGTACTCGAGTATCTCCAAGAGCGCGGTTTCTCCTCCGTTCCGGTCGTCAAGCAGACCGACGACGGCGAGGAGTACCGCGGTCTCGTCTCCCGCGACGACCTCATCGAACACCCCGACGAGGACCAGCTCGCCATCCTGATGCGGGAGGTCCCGACGACGACGCCGGACACCGACCTGACCGACGCCGCGCGACTGATGCTCCGCGAGGGCGCACGGCGCGTCCCCGTCGTCGAGGTCGACGGCGCGACGACGCTCGTCGGCATCGTCACCGTCACCGACGTGATTCGCGCCATCGCCCGCGGTGACGTCGACGGCGAGACCGAGGTCGGCGAACTCGCCGCGACGGACATCAACACGGCGTACCAAGGGACGCCGCTGACGGTCGCCGAGCGCGAAATCTACTACGCGAACGTCCCGTACGCCGTCGTCCTCGACGACGAGGGGAGCATGTCCGGCATCCTCACCGAGGTCGACATCATCGAAGTCGCCCGCGTCGTCGAAGGCGAGGACGAGACCGGCGACTCCGTCGCCAACCAGGACGACGAGTGGATGTGGGAGGGCATCAAAGCCGTCGGCAACCGCTACATTCCGACCCGGAACGTCGAGATTCCGACAGAGCCCGTCTCCGAGTTCATGACGAGCGACGTCGTCACCCTGCCGCGCCGGAAGACGGCGAAGAAAGCCGCCCAGCAGATGATTACGAACGACATCGAACAGATTCCGATGGTGAGCGGCGACGAACTCGTCGGCGTCGTCCGCGACGTGAACCTCCTGGAGGCGCTTTGA
- the glyS gene encoding glycine--tRNA ligase, with protein MPDTEAITELSKRRGFFFLSSAAYGGVAGFYTFGPQGAALKANVESAWRDRFTVKEGNREIEAPTIMPEPVFEASGHLDGFNDMLVECASCGESHRADHLVEDATGIEDAEALPNSEVADLIAEHDIHCPNCGEPLAGQPVENFNLMFKTDIGPGGDQPGYLRPETAQGIFVEFPRLKEYARNQLPFGVTQIGRAYRNEISPRKGLVRVREFTQAELEQFIDPEEDEPNLDAVADVEVRLYPAAEQERDDGDYLETTIGDAVDAGIIANDWVAYYLGISQEWYERIGVDMDRFRFRQHLSGERAHYASDCWDAESELGGDWVEIAGFAYRGDYDLSKHDEYGDDDFTLFKQYDEPKTVERAVVDPDMSTLGPEFGGAAADIADALRDLAARDPDAFDGDEVTVEADGEEYTVSTEVADFRVEEQTESGEHITPHVVEPSFGVGRTVYTVLEHAYREDEVAGEERTYLALEPEIAPTYVGIFPLVGNDERLTELARELVRDVREAGLSAEYDDSGNIGRRYRRKDEIGTPFCVTVDRDGVEGDGETTVTVRERDTTAQIRLPVDALVDELTAMRSGRRTFDELLDAYERVDADTAEA; from the coding sequence ATGCCCGACACGGAAGCCATCACGGAGCTCTCGAAACGCCGCGGGTTCTTCTTTCTCTCCAGCGCCGCGTACGGCGGCGTCGCCGGCTTCTACACGTTCGGCCCGCAGGGCGCGGCGCTGAAGGCGAACGTCGAGTCGGCGTGGCGCGACCGCTTCACCGTCAAGGAGGGCAACCGCGAGATCGAAGCGCCGACCATCATGCCCGAGCCCGTATTCGAGGCGTCGGGGCATCTCGACGGCTTCAACGACATGCTCGTCGAGTGCGCGTCCTGCGGCGAGAGCCACCGCGCCGACCACCTCGTCGAGGACGCCACCGGCATCGAGGACGCCGAGGCGCTCCCGAACTCGGAGGTCGCCGACCTCATCGCCGAGCACGACATCCACTGTCCGAACTGCGGCGAACCGCTGGCGGGCCAACCCGTCGAGAACTTCAACCTGATGTTCAAGACGGACATCGGTCCCGGCGGCGACCAGCCCGGCTACCTCCGCCCGGAGACCGCACAGGGTATCTTCGTCGAGTTCCCGCGGCTGAAGGAGTACGCGCGCAACCAACTGCCGTTCGGCGTCACGCAGATCGGCCGCGCGTACCGCAACGAGATCAGCCCCCGGAAGGGTCTCGTCCGGGTTCGGGAGTTCACGCAAGCGGAGTTGGAGCAGTTCATCGACCCCGAGGAGGACGAACCGAACCTCGACGCCGTCGCCGACGTGGAGGTCCGTCTCTACCCCGCGGCCGAACAGGAGAGAGACGACGGCGACTACCTGGAGACGACCATCGGCGACGCCGTCGACGCGGGCATCATCGCCAACGACTGGGTGGCCTACTACCTCGGCATCTCCCAGGAGTGGTACGAGCGCATCGGCGTCGACATGGACCGCTTCCGCTTCCGCCAGCACCTCTCGGGCGAGCGCGCCCACTACGCCAGCGACTGCTGGGACGCCGAGTCCGAACTCGGCGGCGACTGGGTCGAGATCGCCGGTTTCGCCTACCGCGGCGACTACGACCTCTCGAAGCACGACGAGTACGGCGACGACGACTTTACCCTCTTCAAGCAGTACGACGAGCCGAAGACGGTCGAGCGCGCGGTCGTCGACCCCGACATGAGCACGCTCGGTCCGGAGTTCGGCGGCGCGGCCGCCGACATCGCCGACGCGCTGCGGGACCTCGCGGCGCGCGACCCCGACGCCTTCGACGGCGACGAGGTGACCGTCGAGGCCGACGGCGAGGAGTACACCGTCTCGACCGAGGTCGCCGACTTCCGCGTCGAAGAACAGACCGAGTCCGGCGAGCACATCACCCCGCACGTGGTCGAACCGTCGTTCGGCGTCGGCCGGACGGTGTACACGGTGCTCGAACACGCCTACCGCGAGGACGAGGTGGCGGGCGAGGAGCGCACCTACCTCGCGCTCGAACCCGAGATCGCGCCGACGTACGTCGGTATCTTCCCGCTGGTCGGTAACGACGAGCGCCTGACGGAGTTGGCTCGGGAACTCGTCCGCGACGTGCGCGAGGCGGGCCTCTCGGCTGAGTACGACGACTCGGGCAACATCGGTCGTCGCTACCGCCGCAAGGACGAGATCGGCACGCCGTTCTGCGTCACCGTGGACCGCGACGGCGTCGAAGGCGACGGCGAGACGACGGTGACGGTGCGCGAACGCGACACGACCGCCCAGATTCGCCTGCCGGTCGACGCGCTCGTCGACGAGCTGACGGCGATGCGGTCGGGTCGCCGGACGTTCGACGAGTTGCTGGA